Proteins co-encoded in one Puntigrus tetrazona isolate hp1 chromosome 20, ASM1883169v1, whole genome shotgun sequence genomic window:
- the taar11 gene encoding trace amine-associated receptor 11: protein MMNLSQPWAAETFGLCFASLNDSCMKIVYSPVFRVPLYLVFTITILMIVFGNLWVICTISSFQQLHTPTNYLIVSMAVSDLLLGSFVMPPSMIRSLETCWYFGEFLCKFHSGTDFMLCNASVLHLTFISIDRYYAVCQPLRYHSRMTTRVSVFMIMVSWGFSAFFGFGIIFSELKIERKRTEELHVACKGGCLALHGREIGVTYSLVFYFLPMFIIVSIYSRIFVIALKHVRVINSYPTSLLSVSKKDLKATKTLAIVIGVFMSCWTPYFMCNIIDPIVNHTIPALLYEVLMWVAYLNAVLNPLIYAFFYSWFREKSKMLFKKLYKLW, encoded by the coding sequence ATGATGAATCTGAGTCAACCGTGGGCAGCAGAGACTTTCGGCCTCTGTTTCGCATCCTTGAATGACTCCTGTATGAAGATAGTTTATTCTCCTGTCTTTCGTGTTCCTCTCTACCTGGTCTTTACTATAACCATCTTAATGATAGTGTTCGGCAACCTGTGGGTCATCTGCACCATCTCCTCTTTCCAGCAGCTCCACACACCCACCAACTACCTGATCGTCTCAATGGCCGTATCTGACCTGCTCTTGGGCAGTTTTGTCATGCCTCCGAGCATGATACGCTCTTTGGAGACATGCTGGTACTTTGGAGAGTTTTTGTGCAAGTTTCACTCCGGCACAGATTTTATGCTGTGTAATGCATCTGTTTTGCACCTCACTTTCATCTCAATTGACCGTTACTATGCGGTCTGTCAGCCGCTCCGATATCACAGCAGAATGACCACACGTGTCAGTGTGTTCATGATCATGGTCAGCTGGGgcttttctgccttttttgGCTTTGGAATCATATTCTCAGAGCTGAAAATCGAAAGAAAAAGAACCGAGGAGCTGCATGTTGCTTGCAAGGGAGGGTGTTTAGCATTGCATGGAAGAGAAATCGGAGTCACATATTCACTTGTTTTTTACTTCCTCCCTATGTTTATAATTGTGAGCATTTACAGCAGGATTTTTGTTATAGCACTCAAACATGTTCGTGTTATTAATAGCTACCCCACAAGCTTATTGTCAGTTAGTAAAAAGGATCTAAAAGCCACTAAGACGCTTGCTATTGTCATTGGAGTTTTTATGTCTTGCTGGACACCTTACTTCATGTGTAACATCATAGATCCTATTGTTAACCATACAATACCAGCACTGTTATATGAGGTGCTAATGTGGGTGGCTTATTTGAATGCAGTCTTGAACCCCTTAATTTATGCTTTCTTTTACAGCTGGTTTAGAGAAAAgtccaaaatgttatttaaaaaactgtataaattgTGGTAA
- the LOC122325217 gene encoding trace amine-associated receptor 1-like, producing MDVQINISQNGIWEKHFLCYEFSNMSCQRFIYPLETRILLYILFSISSIVTILGNLLVIITVIHFKQLHTPTNYLILSLAVADLLVGGVVMPPSMLRSIETCWYLGDLFCKIHSSLDVTLCTASILNLCIISLDRYYAICYPFQYHSKMTSLATLVMIIICWTVSAALGFGMIFMELNILGIEDFYYENVDCDGKCLVFQSREAATVMSLACFYVPAFVMLCVYLKILHAAQLQVQAIQSVNSEFKKEGKATKTLAIVMGVFLTFWIPFFICNLLDPYIGYSVPPLLFDLFLWVGYYNSTCNPIVYAFFYSWFRHAFRVILSGRIFQSNSSRTMLL from the coding sequence ATGGATGTCCAAATCAACATTAGCCAAAATGGAATCTGGGAAAAGCATTTTCTATGTTATGAGTTTAGTAACATGTCTTGTCAGAGATTTATCTATCCTTTGGAAACCCGAATATTGCTCTACATCCTTTTCAGCATCTCATCAATTGTCACAATCCTAGGAAACCTGCTTGTGATCATAACGGTTATTCACTTCAAGCAGCTTCACACACCGACTAACTACCTCATCCTGTCTCTGGCCGTGGCCGATCTGCTTGTTGGAGGAGTTGTGATGCCTCCCAGCATGCTGCGCTCCATCGAGACGTGCTGGTATCTGGGAGATTTGTTCTGTAAAATACACAGCAGTCTTGATGTGACATTGTGCACCGCATCTATTTTAAACCTGTGTATCATTTCTCTGGACAGATACTATGCCATATGTTACCCCTTTCAATATCACAGTAAAATGACATCTCTTGCTACACTAGttatgattattatctgctGGACTGTTTCAGCTGCTCTGGGGTTTGGCATGATCTTCATGGAGCTTAATATTCTGGGAATTGAggatttttattatgaaaatgttgaCTGTGATGGAAAATGCTTAGTATTTCAGAGCAGAGAGGCAGCTACTGTAATGTCATTGGCTTGTTTTTATGTTCCTGCTTTTGTCATGCTCTGTGTGTATCTTAAGATCTTACACGCAGCTCAACTGCAGGTTCAGGCCATTCAGAGTGTgaattctgaatttaaaaaagagGGGAAAGCCACTAAGACTTTAGCCATTGTCATGGGGGTGTTTCTGACCTTCTGGATAcccttttttatttgcaatctTCTTGATCCCTACATTGGTTACTCTGTACCACCACTGCTGTTTGACTTGTTCCTGTGGGTTGGATATTATAATTCCACCTGTAATCCCATAGTGTACGCCTTCTTTTACAGCTGGTTCAGACATGCTTTCAGAGTCATTCTGTCTGGAAGAATATTTCAGAGTAATTCTTCAAGAACAATGTTATTGTAA
- the LOC122325154 gene encoding trace amine-associated receptor 1-like, with protein sequence MDVQINISQNGIWEKHFLCYEFSNMSCQRFIYPLETRILLYILFSISSIVTILGNLLVIITVIHFKQLHTPTNYLILSLAVVDLLVGGVVMPPSMLRSIETCWYLGDLFCKIHSSLDITLCTASILNLCIISLDRYYAICHPFQYHSKMTSLATLVMIIICWTVSAALGFGMIFMELNILGIEDFYYENVDCDGKCIVFHSKEAATVMSLACFYVPAFVMLCVYLKILHAAQLQVQAIQSVNSEFKKEGKATKTLAIVMGVFLTFWIPFFICNLLDPYIGYSVPPLLFDLFLWVGYYNSTCNPIVYAFFYSWFRHAFRVILSGRIFQSNSSRIMLL encoded by the coding sequence ATGGATGTCCAAATCAACATTAGCCAAAATGGAATCTGGGAAAAGCATTTTCTGTGTTATGAGTTTAGTAACATGTCTTGTCAGAGATTTATCTATCCTTTGGAAACCCGAATATTGCTCTACATCCTTTTCAGCATTTCATCAATTGTCACAATCCTAGGAAACCTGCTTGTGATCATAACGGTTATTCACTTCAAGCAGCTTCACACACCGACTAACTACCTCATCCTGTCTCTGGCTGTGGTCGATCTGCTTGTCGGAGGAGTTGTGATGCCTCCCAGCATGCTGCGCTCCATCGAGACGTGCTGGTATCTGGGAGATTTGTTCTGTAAAATACACAGCAGTCTTGATATAACGTTGTGCACTGCATCTATTTTAAACCTGTGTATCATTTCTCTGGACAGATACTATGCCATATGTCACCCCTTTCAATATCACAGTAAAATGACATCTCTTGCTACACTAGttatgattattatctgctGGACTGTTTCAGCTGCTCTGGGGTTTGGCATGATCTTCATGGAGCTTAATATTCTGGGCATTGAggatttttattatgaaaatgttgaCTGTGATGGAAAATGCATAGTGTTTCATAGCAAAGAGGCAGCTACTGTAATGTCATTGGCTTGTTTTTACGTTCCTGCTTTTGTCATGCTCTGTGTGTATCTTAAGATCTTACACGCAGCTCAACTGCAGGTTCAGGCCATTCAGAGTGTgaattctgaatttaaaaaagagGGGAAAGCCACTAAGACTTTAGCCATTGTCATGGGGGTGTTTCTGACCTTCTGGATAcccttttttatttgcaatctTCTTGATCCCTACATTGGTTACTCTGTACCACCACTGCTGTTTGACTTGTTCCTGTGGGTTGGATATTATAATTCCACCTGTAATCCCATAGTGTACGCCTTCTTTTACAGCTGGTTCAGACATGCTTTCAGAGTCATTCTGTCTGGAAGAATATTTCAGAGTAATTCTTCAAGAATAATGTTATTGTAA
- the taar1b gene encoding trace amine-associated receptor 1b codes for MDLCYEALNGSCGKYVRPYGVYVSMLIVMMLTSIVTVIGNVLVIICIGHFKQLHTSTNQLILSLALCDFLLGLFVMPLSAVRSMQGCWYFGDFLCKLHTCTDMTLSTASIFHLVSVSAERCCAVCSPLTYHYRFGFPMVLLMISISWLIPAIFAYATTYFELNLYGDRDFYKTHISCVGGCHVFFSHVPAVISSLVSFYIPSLIIIGIYSRIYMVARNQMRSISLQLNQLRRAYPSEGMHCQGRKATITVAIVVGVFLVCWTPFFLCNVMNPFIGYTTPPMLIDALVWFGYVNSTLNPFIYSFRHSWFRNAVRVIVTGEIFQNNSSRKQL; via the coding sequence ATGGATCTCTGTTACGAGGCTTTGAATGGATCCTGTGGGAAGTATGTACGACCGTATGGTGTCTATGTTTCTATGCTCATTGTTATGATGTTGACCTCCATTGTCACCGTCATTGGGAATGTACTGGTCATCATCTGCATTGGACATTTCAAGCAACTCCACACATCAACAAACCAGCTGATTTTATCTCTCGCCCTGTGTGACTTTCTCCTTGGGCTGTTTGTCATGCCGTTGAGCGCCGTCCGTTCCATGCAGGGCTGTTGGTACTTTGGTGATTTCTTATGTAAGTTACACACATGTACAGACATGACTCTCAGCACTGCTTCGATTTTCCACCTTGTGAGTGTGTCGGCTGAGCGATGTTGCGCCGTGTGCAGCCCATTAACATATCATTATCGTTTTGGTTTTCCAATGGTGCTGTTAATGATCTCCATCAGCTGGTTGATTCCTGCCATATTCGCTTACGCGACTACCTACTTCGAACTCAACCTTTACGGCGACAGGGACTTCTACAAAACCCACATAAGCTGTGTGGGAGGGTGCCATGTCTTTTTCAGTCACGTACCGGCGGTGATCTCTTCACTTGTTTCCTTCTACATTCCTAGCCTCATCATTATCGGCATTTATTCTAGAATTTACATGGTTGCCCGAAACCAAATGAGATCTATTAGTCTTCAACTGAACCAGCTGAGAAGAGCTTATCCATCGGAAGGCATGCACTGTCAGGGACGGAAAGCTACGATAACAGTTGCTATAGTGGTTGGAGTTTTCCTTGTTTGCTGGACTCCTTTTTTCCTCTGTAATGTTATGAATCCCTTTATTGGCTACACAACACCCCCAATGCTGATTGATGCTCTTGTTTGGTTTGGTTATGTCAATTCCACCTTAAATccgttcatttattcattcaggcATTCTTGGTTCCGAAATGCTGTGAGGGTTATAGTAACTGGGGAAATATTTCAGAACAATAGCAGCAGAAAACAGTTGTAA